From the Toxotes jaculatrix isolate fToxJac2 chromosome 15, fToxJac2.pri, whole genome shotgun sequence genome, one window contains:
- the gcgb gene encoding glucagon b, with protein MKSSHSLAGLLLLIIIQSSWQVPDQDTDRNSMLLTENSMLTEPIEVPNMKRHSEGTFSNDYSKYLETRRAQDFVQWLKNSKRNGSLFRRHADGTYTSDVSSYLQDQAAKEFVSWLKTGRGRRE; from the exons ATGAAAAGCTCTCATTCTTTGGCTGGACTCCTGCTTCTCATCATCATCCAGAGCAGCTGGCAGGTGCCTGATCAGGACACAGATCGAAACTCCAT GTTACTGACTGAAAACTCCATGTTGACTGAACCCATTGAGGTCCCAAACATGAAGAGACATTCAGAGGGAACATTTTCCAATGACTACAGTAAATACCTGGAGACAAGAAGAGCACAAGACTTTGTCCAGTGGCTGAAGAACTCAAAAAGGAACGG GAGTCTATTTAGACGCCATGCAGACGGCACCTACACCAGTGACGTGAGCTCCTACCTGCAGGATCAGGCAGCCAAGGAGTTTGTCTCCTGGCTGAAGACTGGCCGAGGCAGAAGAGAGTAG